A single genomic interval of Heterodontus francisci isolate sHetFra1 chromosome 45, sHetFra1.hap1, whole genome shotgun sequence harbors:
- the LOC137356130 gene encoding histone H2B 7-like: MVDEKKTAAPSKKGAKKVLKKAPVKGSKKRRRSRKESYSIYVYKVMKQVHPDTGISSKAMSIMNSFVNDIFERIAREASRLAHYNKRSTISSREIQTAVRLLLPGELAKHAVSEGTKAVTKYTSSK, from the coding sequence ATGGTTGACGAGAAGaaaactgcagcaccttccaagaagggcgccaagaaagttctgaagaaggcgccagtgaagggcagcaagaaacggagaagatccaggaaagaaagttactccatctacgtgtacaaagtgatgaagcaggttcaccctgacaccggcatctcctccaaggccatgagcatcatgaattcgtttgtgaatgatattttcgagcgaatcgcgcgtgaggcttcccgcctggcccattacaacaaacgcagcaccatcagctcccgggagatccagaccgccgtgcgcctgctgctgcccggggagctggccaaacacgccgtgtcggaaggtacaaaggcggtcaccaagtacaccagctccaagtaa